ATGTCTTCAGTTGCTGGCATGGAAGGCTTTGAATGAACTCACAATGCATTCCATTCTAgagttcatttttatttgtataatgtTTGAATGAACAGAAGTTTGGTTCTGTCCAATCTGTGAATCTAATAAAAGGTAAATATTGTGTTTACTTTGAAAACAAGTGTTGTGTGTACTTAGAAAATAAATCTGGTTGTCTGTACCTTTACTTGTTTATTACATATTGttaaactttgaaaatttaTGTGGCATGTAATTTTCATGGGAACTTGCACAAATTCACAGAGTTAGATTATGGCAATACTGCTGAAACCGTAAAATGAGATTTACTGAAGATAGGCTATTTATTGTAGTGCAGTCATGTCTACTTGTTTTCATTCAATTTCTTGTCCCTTTCAATATGATGAAGTGCATTTTGGATAGTTTTCCCACATATTTCAAGTACCTTCCACTTGTAAAGTCTATACATCAACTTGATTTATGTGGCTGAGAAGTAAGTGAAACTTTAGAGAGACGTGTGTGTGATTTAGTGATGAGTGAAGTATCACCTAGTCAAGTTGGAAAAGACTTTTTGACTATAGAAAAGGGGATTGAAGTGTCAGCCAATTGGATTAATTGGTCTTTATTGTAGTGGTGGCTATGGAGGTGTAAAGAGGAGCTCACAGAGGAGGGTAAAAGAGCTGAACTACAATTGCATTGATAGTGAGGTAACTTCAGGGGTTGTGTTTTGGATATGACCATTACAAATGGTTGGAATGCTTGTACATGGCACATTGCTTTTAAAGGTAATCGACCATGAAAGTATGGCGTGGGGAGAAAGGTACTTTCGGgctttttcttcatgtttatgAATAAACAACTATAAGTTGAATATCATGTTTTTGGCAAGTTTCTGGGCAAATGGCATTTTAAGAAATGCATAATTTCCACTCTCATCACTTTGGCGTGTGACTTTTCAAGTGCAAAAAGAAGATTCATCCACCAAAAGTCAAGGATAGACTTATTTTATCTATGGCCAGCATTTATAAAATCTTGACCAAGGTTTGGCCAATTGTCATTGTTGTGTAGTAAGATGATTCTATTTCCCAAACTGTGTATGAGGTTGTGGATGATGCtgagaggagagagaatgaatgaattatttttttaagttgtctttTAAACAAGCTTAGAGATGGTACATTGGAATCTCATAGATAATATGATGGGTCTTGAGCAAAATGGTCAACAAAGGGTTTGGCTCTATGCAGTTGATATTCTCTTTTTGTTGTTCATCACTGCTTGTGTTACAGagtgttcaaataaaaatatgattgttaTTATATACATTTGGATAGTTTTTCATTGCTGAATATGGTGAATTATTTATTACAATCCTTAAACTTAAATGAATAAATACTGACTTCTCTATGGAACTTGTATGTTTCTTGTCCTCTTGAAAGCTTTTCATGAAATTCAAGTATAATTGTCTTTGTGCAGCTCTTTCCATTCTCACTTAGAGTATAAGTTACCAGAAACTGAGGTAGAGGATCTGTTGAAGAAAAAGTGGAAATATCAATGGGATGTGCCTGCTTTTGGCATGCCAAATTGCAAGTGGGTAGGAACAGGAGAGAGTGTTTTCTGGAGGTAATTTTCATACTGTCTGTCTCTAATCTATATTTATTGTCTACATGCAACATATATgtgagataaaaagaaaaggggattATGGAATGCAGAATGGGTGCCCTCCATAAAGAATTCATGTAGGCACCATGCAAATGAAATCAAGAGACTTGTTGAAGCATCCTTTTAAATGCATTGAAATggtgcaaaaaaataaataaaaaacacaccaaATACTTACTATCCACATCAACCAACTTGGAGgagtaaatttaataaaattcttgaaattgGCTTCATAAAAATTTActccaaaacaaacaaatgtgGTACATCCTTTGTAGATTTATGTAAATTATGAggccttttcattttttttaaatatgccTCGCAATTCTTAGTACTTTTGTGATTAAATGGAGAGgataaaatgaagaagatgatgcgATAGAAAAAAGGGAGGTTCTAATTTAATGGTTTATTTATAtaggatttttttatgttgtcataatttttatttgaagtgtCTAAATATATGCCCCTTCCCCCACAAACCGTAAATACTTGTTGGCCATTTAAATAGTGGTCCAAGGAGATATTGGTCATAAATACCAAGGAGAGATGCTGGTCATAATATCtatgatattttctttaatgtggaGGGGTTTCTATTAGTCTTTCAAACATTTGAGCGATCCCTAATTTTTCACTACTTCAGGGATTGTTATTGTAACTACCTTGAATGTTAAAAGCGTTAAGTTATAGAAGATGCAGTTTGTTAATTATGCAACCATGTTCATTTATTACTTTTGTGCAGGTAGCTAACATGAACTCTGATTGTGGTCTCAAGCAAAGGTTATATAAACACTGGTTGGATGTGTGCAGGACATCTGGCAGCAATGATTTTCATTCATCTCCACAGAgattcttcttctcctctttgtaagcctcatcatggttttataGATGATCTTTATTTAATTTGGCTGCTCCTATCTGGATTTTAATGGTAGAATTTATTTAGATTCATGATGTCATAATTTATAAGCATCTAGGGTACTAGAGATTTCATATCTCTAGTTTTCATATTTATGGTTAGTGAGAAGCCCATGTGCcctcaactttattttttatgaataatagaCAGCCAATTTGACAAACATCCCTTATGCCACcacctttttattgtttttaaaatgttaaattgcCAGTTCTAGTGAACACCTCAATCAGtggtttaaattgttttgaattgtCCCATTTATTCTGTCTTTTGTGATCTCCTCTTTTGAGTCTTGCAGAGCTTaatcttgaaataaaaattcaaaagagcAAATACTATTTCCTCATGTGTCAGTTATGCCAAAGGTGCCTTTACAAGTGTGGCTGAAAACCATCTGATGCCTAGTAATTAGAATTGATTGGTGGAATACCAGTTCTGCTTGATCTTAGATTGTTTTTAGCATCACAGCATTTGACTTCTAAGAATGTCCAATCATTCTTAATCTGAACTTCATGTTTTTGTAAGGTCTGGGGGTGGTTACAGAAAAACTAAGAATACAAGGGCTACTTTATGTGAATAGATATATGGAGAAAGGAAATTGATTGACAGGACCTAGCACCTCACTAGGTTCCTAAACAACATGCATAGAACTCCTTGAGATCATGCCCCTGGAGAAGATATGCAGATCACACCAAAATACTTTTAATGTCAATAGATGAATATTTCTGCAATTTTCTTCTTGAAAGCATGTAAATATCAGCATCCACaattaacaagaaatatatTCCGATCTTGATCATCAAGAAGTTTGAAATTTATgtaatctcatataaaaaaatcagtagAATGTTGTGGCTTCTGAACATGGATAAGTTTTCATTAGGTGTCATTTTCGGAAGTGCTTTTCTTTTATTCCTATTCATTATGGGGTTATATTAGTACTTTTGTGCCTATGTAAGAGcaagtatttttgtatttggtggGCCTGTATAAAAGCACCTATATGGTGTTTAGGAGGGCTGTTTTCAATGATCCATTTGAGATTGATTTTCGTGTATTTTCCTTTTCGTTTGTGTTTCTATTTATACTCTTTACTCCTTAATTTCTCCTCTCGTCTCCTATGCCAATGTTTTTCAACACCCCTTGTGAGCATCTCACTTTGGTTCCCTATGAAATTTATGATTTAGTAATTGGAACATATGATTTTTTCACATTTCTAGAAATATTGGGGTAGGAGATAGAtctattttacatgttttagtCCCTAATTACACCATTCCTAATTAGTTTAGGAGGCCACAAGTTAATAAAGTAGGAATGACGAGAAATATAACATGTTTAATGATATAGAGAATGAGGAGACTAACCATAATTTGTCTTTAATATAAACGTAAATGATGTGAAGGTTTGAGACCATATATTTGCGTCAAATTCAGATTTTAATCCTTGTCAAATATTTGAGAAGAGGCTTGTTGgagtttttttatccaaaatatgtttttgtatgcttgtttttattgcaataattaCATGTTGCTTTCTCATATCTGTCATTTATCTGTTTGACTTTAGTTTTGATGCATCggctattatattttttcttgtttgatgacttttcatcatattttacaaaaatgtATGGACCATGGACTTTTATTCTGTAAATAGTTTATAGTTGCTTTCTAGTATTGCGCATAAGTACcccccccattttttttttcactaggcTAACAGCTATAGAGATATTTTGCACTGTACAAGAAAGCCTTTTTACCGCAAGGGCTAAAAGAAACTCGGCCAATCATGGATGCATACATTATGCAACTGTGTATGTGAACTTCCCTTCTCCTTGAgagtttcaattatttttttggtctaATGGTTTAATTATCGTGAAATGAAAACAATCATGCAGCTGAATCACATTTTTCAGAACGAGATGGATTCTTGTGACCAAGAATGATTCAAAAGTGGGCAAGCGTTGGAGAATGCTAAGGATGAATTGCTTGGTGGTGATGAATTTCCTTGAATCATGGTTTACTCGTCCAAAGGTAGTGTGGAGTGGTTTCCATTGATCTGTATGCCATGCTAACTGCATGTGAACACTATTCAAGCTTCGCAGAGCTGGATTACAAATGCTCATAAGACCAATGCATCTCAGCATCAACCCCCGATAATATTCATCTTATTGTTTCTGTGTACTGTCAATTGTGGAAATTCTGGTTCACATAGAGATGCATGGCAGTGATTGCTCACATACACATATATATGCTCATTGTTGATTGCAGACATAACTACTCTTCACTTGTCATGATATGTTTTGCAATTGTATTTTTCCTTTGTATCATCTAGGTTTCACCAcctttgcaaaaagaaaaacaaagttgtCAGAAATGCCATTGTAGTCATTCATATGAGCCAAATTATGGATTCCGTATCAATTGCAAAATTGTGCTTTGAAGGCATGGAAGACCTGGCTATATGAGAGCATATAGGCCAGACAAAGATCTCAATTCTGAGTGCATTGTAGGATGTTTTGTTATTGAGACAGGATCACAGGACCATTGTTTACAAAAGCCATTCTTCCCTTTGAgccaaaaaagttttttagctTTCACTAAAGAATCACCCATGTAGTTTTATTCAACATGTGTCTCAAATCATTGAGCTTTCATTGAGGGGTACAATATAAAGATGAGCTTTGTTTCCCATGAATCTTTGGAAGTGGGTTTGCCATATAAAATGTTTAGTTTCATCTTTCACATGGAAAAGCTTTGGTTAGTTTTTATCTTAAGCATGTTTGTTTATGATGTGTCATTCAATATTGTGTTTAAATGTTGGCATAGTTTTCTGGAAATCAATTAATTAGAGGGAAAAGCATATGTAAGTTTGAGGCTACATGGACCGATAAACTTTGTCTCATTTAGCTCTAGACCCATTATTATCAATGCTTAATTTTGTACTGAATTGGCTTAGAGTGACCAATTTTCAAGATTTACCATTTAACGAGCTACTCtcaaataattcattttcaGCCAGCTAACTTGCCTTGTAAGAAACATACCatcaattgaaaagataaaagcaCTTGAATTTTGTCAACTTGTTCTCGTTTCTCATTCCACTTATTTCTAAATTGGTATGTTTACTTGCTTCATCAGAAGGGATTGTTTTAATTCTGTATTACAGGTTTTGATCCTACTGCCCTTTAAAAGCATTGCAAATCGTGCTGTTAATAGCCTAATAAAACTGACCCCCGGAGCTTACAAGGTGATATTtccttgctttcattaattgtACTCATTCTTTAAACATGGTTTACGATGCTATTTAATGGTAATATTTACTGAACTTGCATCACCAGCTAATCCTGAATACTTTGGGTGCCTGAATTGACATATAAGGTGGCCTACTTTGACTTTTCGGTCTCTCAGAAGtagaaatatttgatttgtaaaCTACTTTTGACGTGCTGATACATGCCTGTTCTTCCTCttactattgtttttttcattaacaaGTGTAGTGAAGGGCATAAGGTTCAATAAATGTAGCCCCAAACCAAACTTCTCGAAtaggtctttattttttactagtaAGAAAACTGTTTTCTTTGAATCCACATTCAACTTAGTATGTTTTGAAGATTGATTCTCATATTCGAACAAGCTTTTCTAGGATTTTGTACAATCTCATATATGAAAGCGGTTGCTTATTCTGCATATGGTACACTGTTCAAAAAAACTGATAAGCTGTTGAAGATTTTATTTCCTTATGCTTAGAATAAAGATTTCAAAGCAtacacttttcttttttcacaggTTAATGTGGAGCACATGAGTCGTTTCTCTAATGAGTTTGGAAATCATGATGATGAAGACAATGTAAACACCAATGAGTTAACTGGAAGTGTTAAAAACTCAAACTCCCAGAAGTCCTCAAAACCACCTGACCATCAAGCACTTTTTGATGGAAATGTAGATGATAAATTTATGATAGGCATTAAATTTACGAGGTAAATTACTTTCTTGTATAATGCAGgccaattgatatttttatgatgtgaaaaaaccatcaatgattgagtttttgtatttgatttattgagCAATTTGTTTTGTCCTCAAATTACGTATGGGAGTTTTCTGCTCAAGTCATTCAATCCTTTATTAGCAACTGCCTAGTTTGGGAAGGTGGTCATGATTAGGATTAGAAGTGGTTCAGAGAAAGGTTAAATGGATTTGGAATTTGGCCACCCGTTACCAAGATTGTTAATACCTTtgcacacattaaaaaaaatccgagATTAAAATTTTGCAACGATAAAAGACACAGCGGACTATTTGTATgctctttaattttcttcctttggttatttctttttattcggTAGGATCTGCATATATGCTGAGTCAATTTAAGTGCCCAATCCTCATTCAATATGATGAAAAGAGGAGAGGTTACCTGCTGGCCTTTTTTGCAAAATCTTTTCTTGATACAGAAATTTTTTCAGGTTATTCAATTTTCTGCATGGCCTTCATCTTAtgtaatcctttttttttttgtcctttgatCTTTTGTAGGAAGAGCATTAAGTTATTTAGTGATTTCTACTCCTCAGACTTGATAGTCGCTTCTCCTTTGGCATTGCTGAAGGTAAATTTCCACCCTGTACACAAATTTCTTGTTCTTTAGACTATTCTAAATGTCAAGCGGaaggatgataattttttaatgtaggatAACAACTTGTTCTTTACTGTAAAACATGGATAAATTCATGGAAGAAGAGGATATATAATGGTTCTTGATATCATGTGGCATAAGTGTTGTCTAATGGTCATGTCAAAAAGCTTTAGTATCCTTTAGATTACACTTAAAAAGGTGATCACTTAATTGAATATAATatttgctttcttcttcttttcttttttgggtagCAAAGAAGATAGTGAGAAAGAGAGGTCCGTGCATGAGAATCATTTCTGAAGTGTCAATGAATTCTGATTTAAAATGAGCCAAGGCAATAGGAGTGTTGGAGATAAAGAAGGCGGTGGCAATATTGAAACCAACAGTTTAACTGATTTTaagattcttttctttcctAATTCTAGTATTTCTTCCTTAACTAATTCCTACCTAACACCAACGAGCCATGATAGTGGCTGATTTAGCAGATGCAGGCTACTGTGAAGACTACACTCAGAACATATTTGAACCACTAAAACGTTTATGATATTTTCATTCCTTTTGACCAAATGTCTTCTCTGCTGCTGTTGAACTCGTAGGCCCTCTGACACAACCTGTTACAGATGTGGAATCAATCCTCTTGGATATTGATAGGTCGCTATTATGTTATGAGAAACAATATATTTTCCAAGTAGAATGTTCAGGTTCCCTTTCTAAGTATGTGCGACAAGATTGATGATtgctatatttaattttttctgtcAGTTGTTTGTCATTTTGAACCAAGTTTAATGAATTTGGTTCATTTCTCTATTTGGGTATGATGCCTAGTCTGCTGCTGTTGAACTCGTTCTGAGGTGCTGGTGGCAGTCATGATCTTAATTATCAAACCTTAATtatttggggggaaaacacaaaagaaagcTTGAGATTTCATAACTTCCAGCAAGAAGTTGCGAACATTTAAGCTGCACTGCTTCATAAATTGAGTCTCTTTCACATTATACTCATGTGATTCTACAGGgatatttttcatatcatcGTTACGTCTTACCAGTTTTTATGCCATAGATTAGCAGATTTCTTGTAGTTTTCTCTTAAGCAAGCAACTGACAACACAACATTCTTGTCAGAAAATTGAGGAAGCTAAACGTGACAAGGAAAAAGATGTGGATTATCTTTCTTCTATAGAGGTAAGATCTGTTTACTTGCTTGTTGGTTATGACTGTGTCCTTAGATTATATAATATCTGTTTTTCACGATGTTTAGTATGCTTAAAACTAATGGAAAGATTATGTTTGTTGGAAAAATAGGTTCTTATCATTGATCATGCAGATGTTATAGCAATGCAGGTAGATCATGAAATATACTggcttgtatttttttggttgcTTTTCATATACTTTGTAGAATGTGATTCCCAGTTTGTTCATTTCACTTTTTGATGAATGATATCCAGAATTGGGCCTTCCTTACATCAGTTCTTGAACAATTGAATTGCATTCCTTCTAAGCAGCATGGGACTGATATAATGCGCATTAGAAAGTGGTATGTTGACAGTTTCtactattttttcaatgttgacTGTGAACTTTCCTATTAGATGGGGATGGAGGGTTATGTTCTGTCATTTGCagaatgttaaatgataaaatcttAGATGACGTTTTAGAATGCATAGTGAATGTTTAgttttgtttgaattgaaatttaccttttcttctttaaatgCTTTGGCTGATGATGGCTGTTTTTATGTTCAGGTATTTGGATGGACATGCCAGATTTTATCGGCAAACAATTGTCTTAGGTTGTTATGCAAACCCAGGTAACTTGATTTTTACTTTCTGTCTCCCATACATTATTGATTTTAGTACTTTGCCTGCTTATTCACCTACAGTAAATCAAGGCTTTATTCTGAATTCTGTGTTGCAAGTCTTTTCCCTTAATCATGTAATTCATCAAGTGTAGAGTGAATGTTTGATTGGTTCAATTTGTGGGTTTGCAGCAACTTTTGGATGACATGGATCTATGATTGTAAAATTTTGTTGCTTTTAATCAATTATGTACATGTCACTCATGCCAAGATACTACTTATATCACACCCCTTCTACATGAATACTGATGACAAGTACAAATAATGCATATGTGGTTTCTTGTTCCAGACATTAATGCTTCCTTCAATCGTCAATGTGTAAACTACCAAGGAAAGGTATGCTAGTTGCTctccatttttatttcttgtgatTGCCATGTACATCTTGGTCTAGGTGGTGTTTTTCAATGCCTATGGGTTATTAAGGCTTGAGAAGCTATTGCTGAATGGGAAGGGTGTATTGGAAGACAATTTCTGGTGAAAGTTTAAAGTAACCTGTTCCCTTAATTTGTCTAATCCACGAGGGACTATTTTtggtgaaattataaatttaaatccaacGTTGTTAGATATAGGTGAGTAACAAAGGATATTTAACTATCAAGAGTAAGCATAGTGTCTCACATCTCTCCTCCAATcactctttttttcccttctggTGACAAACTAAATACATGGATGTCATTTGGCATATGCATCACAAGCAGACATACTGTCAATAGAGTGCCTATTATTCTTCACTTCATTTTTTCAATAGCAATACAGCCatataataaaactatttttccttttgatcTTAATTCTGATCATCCAATAATCTGAGATTGGCAATATTTATGAGGTTTGGTTGTATGAGTTTCGAattaggagttttttttttgtgcatcaAATTAGATCCAAACTTTAGGGACTTCTATCAAAAActtgataaagaaaaataggTTAAGAAAAAGAGGACTTCAACATGAAACCTAGGTCTTAGTTTCCAAGCCAAAGGATTGATTTCCATAGATAGATCTTAATCAGCATCAAACAGTAAAGCTCCGTGACTTGATATGGTCATGCTTTCAGGGTCTCCTAGGGGTCCTGGCCGCAAAGTTCTTTGAAAAGTTTAGTAAACTTGGGCTGGTTCCAAACATCCGCAAAGCTAGTGTGACCTGACAAAACCCACTAATAAACTTTCTTTTGCCCAATTAAAGCCTATATATCGTTCTGTTTGGCAAGTTCCAGCAGGGATTGATGCCAAGTAGTCATATTTCCCTTTGAATCAGTGTTTGCCATGTGATTTCCCAATGTCCCATTTGCTTTCATCGATCAAAAGCATTTTCTTTCTGGTATTTTAAACTAATCTTGATATCAAGGTGGATTTGGTTTACAATGTTGCGGAATGTCATGAAAGGATCCAAATTCCCGATCCCATCTAGTCTGGGATTAAGGCTTTGCTTGCTGTTTTTGCTCCGTGCTAGTGTTTTTGTTAGAATTTTTCACGATATGATTATGTTGCTGAGCCAGATGGGTTTTGATAGTTCAACATCATCCCACTAAACAGTAGATGACTTGTTTATTTGTtccatattttaatatactcttattattttttaaatacgtattactttgcaatttttttcttactagTGTATACATGTTCTGTTACTCATTTGCACGTGAGTTTTGGATCTTCTAGCAATAAATGCATTGTATTGTTCTTGACCTTTTCATtttagaaaattgatattttttgctATCTTTTTATGTAATTGAAGTGCATTTCTTtcagaaatattttattaagcTGTCTTGCAAATTATACAGTAGTcacttttaattaataatgacAGGTAAAGTTGATATGTCAGTATAAAGGTGTTCTTCCAAAAGTCTCAGACCAAGTACGGCAGGTATGCCTTCCTTGTCTTGTTTGTTTCATTGCTTAAATTTGTAGGTATGTGATGAACTGGCCACTTTCAGATgtcatttatttgtttgtcttccctcatttgttttgtttccaagacaattagaaaaagaaattcagaAAACTCTGTAAAGGATATTTGAAGCGTGGCAGAAATGGAAACCAATAGAATTCCCACCTGGCTCTCCatattgctttatatatatcaacagaGGAAATCTTGCTCGAAGAGATGTAGTTACAACATTTAAGATCTTCATTGAgaccaagaaaaattgatacaGAACAGCCTTCCTATATGATGCAATAAAAAGTTGTCCTACCTCAGAACAGCAGTCTCAATTTGGAACAGCCCTTAATTATTTGGGATTTTCTCTCCatttaaatatttcatataCTGACTGGCATAGTCCAATGCTCAGAAAAACTGCAACACTTGCCT
This region of Populus alba chromosome 3, ASM523922v2, whole genome shotgun sequence genomic DNA includes:
- the LOC118056173 gene encoding protein NUCLEOLAR FACTOR 1-like, translating into MNCLVVMNFLESWFTRPKVLILLPFKSIANRAVNSLIKLTPGAYKVNVEHMSRFSNEFGNHDDEDNVNTNELTGSVKNSNSQKSSKPPDHQALFDGNVDDKFMIGIKFTRKSIKLFSDFYSSDLIVASPLALLKKIEEAKRDKEKDVDYLSSIEVLIIDHADVIAMQNWAFLTSVLEQLNCIPSKQHGTDIMRIRKWYLDGHARFYRQTIVLGCYANPDINASFNRQCVNYQGKVKLICQYKGVLPKVSDQVRQIYQRFDADSVAEADNARLDYFVQKVFPKIKDSDEGGVMLFISSYYEYVRLRNFLKSQNASLCLLGDYAEPRDVTRMRNWFRNGEKKIMLYTERFHFYRRYKIGGVRNLIIYSLPERKEFFPEVVNMLEGADDMTCTVLFSQYDQLQLERIVGTASARRMITSEKGVFVFC